Genomic segment of Mucilaginibacter sabulilitoris:
TCTTTGCCAGCGGGTCATCAGGCAGACTGGTCTCCTTTAGGAACAGGATGCCCATTTCGTTGGTGCTGAAAGGATAGTCAACGGAAAACAGGATGTTATCAATACCAAAGGTGTCTAATGCGATCCGGAGCGGCGGCTGGGTGAAAAAACCGCTGGTGGTAATATGAAGCTGCTGGTGGAAAGTATCAGTAAGCGTACGTTGATTGGCACCGCCGTTCCCGGGCCGGAATGCTCTTTCTGACCTCGCCATCATCATGGGCAGCATTTCGCCCATGTGCCCCAATAATCAGTTTGAGTCTGGGGTATTTATCAAAAGTTCCCGCATAAAGCAGGCGTAAAACATGTAACGCGGTTTCCGAATGCCAGCCCCATCCGTAACAAGCCAAGGCTTCTGCCATACCGGAATGTTGCGGCAGTCCGCTGTAATAAATGTCCGCCACTCCTTTTGGCGGCAGGCCGGGATGTAGATATATCGGTATCTCGAGTTTCTCTGCCCGTTCAAAAACGGGTGTAAATTCAGGCTGGTCTAAAAATTTATCTGCTGTCAGCCCTCTGATCATGGCGCCCCGGAAATGGTATTTTGTCACTGTCCGTTCCAGTTCATCGGCGGCGGCAAGGGGAGCTGTCATGGGCAGATGGGCGAGCGCTGTGAAGCGGTGCTCAAAACCCCTGATGTTTTCGGCGATCAGGTCATTATACTTCAGCGCAAAAGGAGGGTCTTGTTCAGCGCTTAACAGGTTCGCGCCTGAGCTGTCTACGGAGAGCACCTGCATGGAAATGCCACAGGCATCCATCGATATTAAGCGTTCCCCCGTAATGTCGGCCAGCTTTGGGGTTAATTGCTGCATCCTTTCCGACTGGCCGAAGCCGGCCAGCGCTTCCTTAGATATTTGCGCTGTCATTTCGGGAAAGGACATGTGTTCTTCAAGAGTTATGATCGGCATAGTTGGTTGATCAATTAAAAGTCAAAGAAAGTCAAGCAACTTTCAGGCCGCAATGCAGGGTGTAAGACCTGATCAGTTAAATGTCTTTCGGAACTCCAGCGGCGAAAGTTCGGTACGGGCTTTAAACAAGCGGCTGAAAGATTGCGGGTGTTCGAAGCCTAAAGCATAAGCCACTTCGCTAACTGATAGCTTTGTGGTGGATAGTTGCTCCTTGGCTTTTTCAATCAGCCAGTTGTGAATATGCTGCTGAGCGTTTTGTCCGGTCAGCGCCCGCAGCATATCGCTGAGGTAACTTGGTGAGATGTTCAGCTGTTCCGCCAGGGACTGCACAGACGGCAGACCTTTGCCGAGCGCATTTGCACCGGCAAAATAATGACTGAGTATACTTTCCAGCTTTCCGAGCAAATCGCTGTTGACCGCTTTGCGGGTAATAAACTGGCGCTTGTAAAAACGTTCGGCGTAGGTCAGCAGGAGCTCAACCTGCGCAATAATGACATCCTGACTGAGCTCGTCGATGCGGTCGCTAAGTTCTTCCCCAATATTTTGAAATATAGCCATGACTTTGGCTTTTTCCGCTTCCGATAAATGGAGGGCTTCATTAGCGGCATACGAGAAAAACCCGTACTGACGGATTTTCCTGGCCAGCGGGTAGTTCCAAAGTAAGTCAGGATGGATGAGTAGCGTATATTGGGAACAGGCACCGCTGTTCAGTTCTTCGTTACCACCTATAATTTGTCCAGGGGACGCGAACAACATTCCGCCTTCGTCAAAGTCATAATGACCCTGGCCGTAACGGATGCGTCCACTCAGCCGGGGTTTGTAGGAAATCTTGTAAAAGCTCAGGACATGTCCCCCGGCAGGCGGCTGGACATCAATGCCGGCGCCAATCAGCGCCACCAGGGGGTGCTGGGGCTTTGGCAGTCCCATGGCCTGCAGTGCTTCTGTCAGCGAACCGAATTTTTGCGGTACATGTTTTTCCTTTTTCATCCTTGCAAAGTTAAGGCTATTTTATTTTGGTTCGCCCTGCGCTGAGGCCGAGACGTCATTCCATTGCTCCCAAACGGCAAGGCGCTCATCGTAAGTCTCGCGCGTCCAGTCCAGGTTATGGCTGCCCAGGTTAAAACGCAGCGGCGGGTTGTCTGAATCTACCATCCGGAAAAGCGCCTGCGGCGTGGCCTGAGGGTCGCCTCTCTTAAGGGCTTGCAGGCCTTTGATAAACTCACTTTTAAAATTCTCATAGATATCCATGCCGCCGGCGAATTTAAGCGATTCCTGGCTGCCGAACTCGGTAGCGTAGGCACCCGGTTCTATAATCGTCACTTTTAGGTTAAACTGTTTGATCTCCTGCGCGAGACTTTCATGGATCGCTTCGAAGGCCCATTTGGAAGAACAGTAGTAGCCGATGACCGGCAGTGTTACATGGCCAAGGTTACTGGAAGTACCCAGGATATGACCGTAGCCTTGTTGGCGTAACAAAGGTAAGGCGGCTTTGATCACCGATAGGGGGCCGATAACGTTGGTTTCATAGAGCGAACGCACTTCGCCAGCGCTGCCTTCTTCGACGGTTCCGACCAGTGAATAACCTGCATTGTTGAGCACGATATCCAGCCTGCCGAAATGGGCATGTGCCTGCTCTACAGAAGATTTGGCTTGTTCTGCATTGGTGACGTCGAGCTCGAGTGCCAGTACCCTGTCCCCATATTTTTTGTTAAGGTCTGCTATGCTGCCGAGTGTACGGGCGGTAGCGGCTACCCGGTCGCCGCGTTCCAGGGCGGCTTCGGTCCATACCCTGCCGAACCCGCGGGAGGCGCCAGTTATGAACCAGGTCTTTGGTGGTCTTGTTTGTTGTTCCATAGTGAAACAAAGGTCGTCCGTTAATTAACACGGGGGCTAACTAAATTGCGGGTGTTTGTAACTGAAATGCGGGAAAAATATAAAGGGCAGGAGTTGAGGTTGATTAACGGCTTTGATGAGTTGTCATACGGTTACAGCCTGGCCAATTGTTCCCGGTATTCAGGCGCGATATACTTTTCAAACCTCGCCAATAAAGCGCTCAGCTTCGGATTGACGATGTTTTGGCAAAAGGGCTTGGAAGGATCTTTATAATAATAATCCAGGTAGTTCTCGTCATTGAGCTTAAAAGTGACGAAGGGTAAAACCTCAGTAATGATGAGCTCACCGAAGTCAGCTTGTAATTTCCTGATCGCTGCCTTGGCAAATTTGTTTTGTTCTTTGTCAAATGTATAGACAGCTGACCGATACTTGCCACGCATGGAATGCGTTGAGGTGCAACTATGCGTGTATAAGTGAATCGCGATCAGGGTTCGCAAATCAATTTCGTTTTCGTCAAAATGCACAATCACCGCTTCGGATGGTTGGGTATGACCACCATCAGACGCGATCCAACCTTGATCGACCTTTTGCACGCCGCGCAAAGAACGAAATATGGCCTCTGTACACCAATGACATGAACCGCCGAAACCGATTTGCTGCATCAGGGCAAAGGTACGACAAAAAACAAAGGCTCACCGCTTGCAGGGCATCACTGTCAAAACTCAAAAAATATATAGCTTTACGATAGCACAAGACCTGACCAATATGTTCCTTGTTAACCCGGGCACAGCTTACCCCGATAGCCCCTTGCTTAGCCGGCAAAACCATCACCGTAGCCGGCCAGGTCCTGGATTACAAAGGGAAACCAGAGATCATCGTAACAGCGACTAATCAATTAAAAGTGATATTATAACTTTTTTGACTAATTTTAGTCATTAACCAATGCGCACCATGAACATTGAATCGGTGATCCCCATTTTGTATTCCGAAGATGACCGCCGGAGCATTCGGTTCTAGATCGCGATTGAAGATGACCGGTATTTTCATCCATCCAGCTGCTTATCCACATGACCCATACGGTAATAGAAATTGTGCAGACCAATAACGACGCCGAGCCTTCTTTTGAAGTCTGGCAATGTGCCTATCCGTTAGCGGAAAACCGTTACCGGATAGCTTATGCGCCCGCAGTTCCGGGACCGGATCACTGGCCGGTACCGGCAGACCCGGGAAACTATTTATCGCATGCGCTTAAGTGGTATTTTGAAGACTATATATTAAATCCGGCGCCGGAACGGGTACAGCAATCGAAAAATGTACTCAAGGCATTATATGATTGGGGCAAAGAAGTCTACCGGTTACTTTTTAACACGGAGGTCGCGCGGAAAGGATACACCGCATGTACAAGCCTCCCATTGGATCACGAAACGCGCATAGAAATCCACTCCCGGAATACAAAAATCCTGTCCTGGCCCTGGGAGGCGCTGATTGATCCCGGCGGCGAACACATCGGAGCTTTACTATCGGTTGAAAGAATATTTACCGGTGCCGGCCCGCAGGAGAACGTGACACAGCAACCTCAACAGTCAAAGAAACTGGATGTATTACTGGTAACCGCCCGCTCCCGGACGGATATCGATTATCGCCTGATCGGCAGGATCTTGTCTAACGCGGGGGCGGCGATCCGCCTGACCTTGTTAAACCCTCCCACACTGAACCATTTAAAAGAAATATTGGCCGGCCCTGAAAGATTTGACGTCGTTCATTTTGACTGCCACGGTATTTACGAGGCCTTAGATGGGGTATCCCATGCGGGTTATTTGCTGCTGGAACAAGACAACACTTCCTTAATCCCGGTGAGCGCTGATCAGCTATCTGATGCGCTGGGGCCGGATTGTCCCGCGCATATCGTGATGAATGCCTGCCGTTCGGCCATGTCAGGCTATAGTCCGCATAATGATGCATTTTCACTAGCTACAAAGTTATTGCTACACCCCGGCATTACGGATGTTACGGCGATGGCCTATAATTTATCTGTGGAGGCAGCCGAACATTTTGTCCGGAATTATTATACCGGCTTACTCCGTCATTTCAGGCCCGGTTACGCCGTCCGGATGGGAAAAATGTCCATGAGGCAAGAGCCCGCGCGTTCCTTCATTGGGGGGACGGTCAACATGATGGATTGGGTCATACCGGTTTTTTACCGGAAATACAGCCTTCCGGGAGGCGAGGTAATTCGTACGGCCGAGCCCGGTAATTTGGAAACCTTACCGATGGTTACCCTGGATGATTGCATCGGAAGGGACAAGTTTTTCTATCACCTTGACCGGCTTTCCAATCTTAAACAGTGCGCATTTTTTATTTTTGGGCTGGCAGGAGCGGGCAAAACCATGCTGATTAAGGCGTACCTGACCTGGCGAAAAGATACCGGGGATCAGCGCGGCAGTTCATGGATCGATTTTGAAAAATGCCAAAATTTAACGGATGTTTTGCGAACGCTCGCAGGCTCCCTGGCCGCAGAAAAGGATATGGTGCCATATGAAAATAAGAAAGCCCTGCAATCCTTTATCTTAACGGAATTAGCGATCCATCCCAGGTGGGTCATGATGGACAATATCCAGGAAGCCAATGCCCCTTTTTCGGATGCTAAAGGGTTCCGTGATACGGACAGATCGGCTTTGTCGCAACTCATTGGGGAAATAACAGCGACGGGAAGCGTTGTAATCGCTTCCGGCAGGGGAAAGCAATCCTGGCTCCATAGCCATAGCCGCGTGATCGACTTGCCGATGACCGGGTTGAACGATATCGAAAGATGGCAGTTCATTAATAAATGGTGGGAAAGTGAATACCCGGACCCTGCGGTGCGCGCCGCGGCGGAGCAATCCGAAAACTATAAAAACCTCCTGTTTTTTCTCGCGGGCCACCCGGTAATGACTGCTTATGTGCTGGGGCAACTGGCGAAGGGAAAGACTGCCAATGATTATTACCATCAATTCAGGAACGGCGGGTTTAATTTTTCGGCAAAGGATAAATCCTGTCCCCCCATACAGCGGATCATGGATTCCGGCCGGGTTTTCCAGGATGACGATGTGCGGCAGCTGGCGCCTTTCCTGATTTTCCACCAGGAGCTGATCGACGAATTTCTTTTAAAGGAGATGTTAACCCTGATGAACCTGCCGGATCCAAATGAAATTGCCGACGCCGCGCTTCAAAAACTTGAATTTGCCGGTTTGTTGTTTGACAGGTGGTGCCTTCACCCGGTTGCAGGCTGTCTTTTGAGAAATGAATTTAACCCGGATCATTACAAAGAACATGCAGCGATATTTTTGAAGGTGTTGTTCCGGGCAGTTGACAATTTTTATGAAGACCGGTATGATAAGACCATTAACCTCAGTATGGGTACGATCGAAACCGGCATTCGGCAATCATTAAAACTAAAACGCTTTGACCAAACGGTTTTTTTAGCAAAATACTATATTCAATTTTGCAGTACCAATCGAAAGCCGGCCGCAAAACAAAAATTCCTGCTGCTATATGACTTCTTTTTTTCCGGCGGGGAACTGGTCCATTGTTTTGAGCTGATGGTTTACGCCTTGCGCCTTCATATCTGGGATGATTTTAATGATATCAGTTATTGGCTCCATCAGGCAATGACCTGTTTTAATGCCAGCAAAGGGATTTTACAAGCCGATCAGCAAGGCTGGTATTATATCATGCTGGCTGATCATGATTTAAAACAACATCATTTCGCCGGATGCAAAGAAAAATTAGCAATTATTGAAAGTTTTCGCCGAACTTTAAAGGACAAAGCGTTGCTAAAGACCTACCAGGAGATGAAAACCGCATTATCAGCACGGATATAAAAAATAATCCCATGAGTAACCAGG
This window contains:
- a CDS encoding SDR family NAD(P)-dependent oxidoreductase, with protein sequence MEQQTRPPKTWFITGASRGFGRVWTEAALERGDRVAATARTLGSIADLNKKYGDRVLALELDVTNAEQAKSSVEQAHAHFGRLDIVLNNAGYSLVGTVEEGSAGEVRSLYETNVIGPLSVIKAALPLLRQQGYGHILGTSSNLGHVTLPVIGYYCSSKWAFEAIHESLAQEIKQFNLKVTIIEPGAYATEFGSQESLKFAGGMDIYENFKSEFIKGLQALKRGDPQATPQALFRMVDSDNPPLRFNLGSHNLDWTRETYDERLAVWEQWNDVSASAQGEPK
- a CDS encoding amidohydrolase family protein, which produces MGEMLPMMMARSERAFRPGNGGANQRTLTDTFHQQLHITTSGFFTQPPLRIALDTFGIDNILFSVDYPFSTNEMGILFLKETSLPDDPLAKIAHGNAYKLLNLKS
- a CDS encoding amidohydrolase family protein, with protein sequence MPIITLEEHMSFPEMTAQISKEALAGFGQSERMQQLTPKLADITGERLISMDACGISMQVLSVDSSGANLLSAEQDPPFALKYNDLIAENIRGFEHRFTALAHLPMTAPLAAADELERTVTKYHFRGAMIRGLTADKFLDQPEFTPVFERAEKLEIPIYLHPGLPPKGVADIYYSGLPQHSGMAEALACYGWGWHSETALHVLRLLYAGTFDKYPRLKLIIGAHGRNAAHDDGEVRKSIPARERRCQSTYAY
- a CDS encoding CHAT domain-containing protein, translating into MTHTVIEIVQTNNDAEPSFEVWQCAYPLAENRYRIAYAPAVPGPDHWPVPADPGNYLSHALKWYFEDYILNPAPERVQQSKNVLKALYDWGKEVYRLLFNTEVARKGYTACTSLPLDHETRIEIHSRNTKILSWPWEALIDPGGEHIGALLSVERIFTGAGPQENVTQQPQQSKKLDVLLVTARSRTDIDYRLIGRILSNAGAAIRLTLLNPPTLNHLKEILAGPERFDVVHFDCHGIYEALDGVSHAGYLLLEQDNTSLIPVSADQLSDALGPDCPAHIVMNACRSAMSGYSPHNDAFSLATKLLLHPGITDVTAMAYNLSVEAAEHFVRNYYTGLLRHFRPGYAVRMGKMSMRQEPARSFIGGTVNMMDWVIPVFYRKYSLPGGEVIRTAEPGNLETLPMVTLDDCIGRDKFFYHLDRLSNLKQCAFFIFGLAGAGKTMLIKAYLTWRKDTGDQRGSSWIDFEKCQNLTDVLRTLAGSLAAEKDMVPYENKKALQSFILTELAIHPRWVMMDNIQEANAPFSDAKGFRDTDRSALSQLIGEITATGSVVIASGRGKQSWLHSHSRVIDLPMTGLNDIERWQFINKWWESEYPDPAVRAAAEQSENYKNLLFFLAGHPVMTAYVLGQLAKGKTANDYYHQFRNGGFNFSAKDKSCPPIQRIMDSGRVFQDDDVRQLAPFLIFHQELIDEFLLKEMLTLMNLPDPNEIADAALQKLEFAGLLFDRWCLHPVAGCLLRNEFNPDHYKEHAAIFLKVLFRAVDNFYEDRYDKTINLSMGTIETGIRQSLKLKRFDQTVFLAKYYIQFCSTNRKPAAKQKFLLLYDFFFSGGELVHCFELMVYALRLHIWDDFNDISYWLHQAMTCFNASKGILQADQQGWYYIMLADHDLKQHHFAGCKEKLAIIESFRRTLKDKALLKTYQEMKTALSARI
- a CDS encoding helix-turn-helix domain-containing protein; this encodes MKKEKHVPQKFGSLTEALQAMGLPKPQHPLVALIGAGIDVQPPAGGHVLSFYKISYKPRLSGRIRYGQGHYDFDEGGMLFASPGQIIGGNEELNSGACSQYTLLIHPDLLWNYPLARKIRQYGFFSYAANEALHLSEAEKAKVMAIFQNIGEELSDRIDELSQDVIIAQVELLLTYAERFYKRQFITRKAVNSDLLGKLESILSHYFAGANALGKGLPSVQSLAEQLNISPSYLSDMLRALTGQNAQQHIHNWLIEKAKEQLSTTKLSVSEVAYALGFEHPQSFSRLFKARTELSPLEFRKTFN
- a CDS encoding peptide-methionine (S)-S-oxide reductase gives rise to the protein MQQIGFGGSCHWCTEAIFRSLRGVQKVDQGWIASDGGHTQPSEAVIVHFDENEIDLRTLIAIHLYTHSCTSTHSMRGKYRSAVYTFDKEQNKFAKAAIRKLQADFGELIITEVLPFVTFKLNDENYLDYYYKDPSKPFCQNIVNPKLSALLARFEKYIAPEYREQLARL